In the Gorilla gorilla gorilla isolate KB3781 chromosome 1, NHGRI_mGorGor1-v2.1_pri, whole genome shotgun sequence genome, GGGAACCAGTGTTTGAATCAGATCCTTTGGCTCCTTCCAAATTCAGTGTTTTCTCTTCCACTATTAGAGTAGTTTTCTTCCTGGTTGGTCCCTTTCTATAAAACATATGGCGAGCACCCAAACTTTTGTGCTAGGCCCATTGTTGGGGTTTTTGCAGGCATCTCTCTTAATCATAATGATGCTGCAGAGCTGTTatctgttttgcagatgaggaaactgaggcccagagaggttccGTACCTTGCCCTGAGATCCTCTGACTCTTGAGTGATACAGCTGGGCACAAAACTTTTTTAGACTCCAGagtctaagttttttttttttttgaaacagaatctcgctctgtcacccaggctggagtgcggtggcgcaatcttggctcactgcactcactgcagcctccacctcccaggttccagtcattcccctgcctcagcctcccaagtagctgggattataggcgcatgccaccacggccagctaatttttgtatttttagtagatatggggtttcactatgttgaccaggccagtcttgaactcctgacctcagatgatccgcctgcctcggcctcccaaagtgctaggattacaggcgtgagccaccatgcctggcctaaagccTAAGTTCTTTCTACTAACTCTGGGTAACCCAGCCTCCCGTTTGTCCTCACTTCAAACAAGCCTTCACATCTCTGCCTGAGTCAGCTTTCTTAAACAAATATGATCGCATCACTCCCTTCTAAAAAACTTTGTATGCCTCTTCAATGCCTTCAGAATTAACTCCTAAGCTCAGTAAACAAGACCCTCCCAGCCTGACCCCAACGTTACCCCAGCCTTCCCTGCCAGGCTCTCTCTGGCAGCTCCTACACCCATGTTGCAGGCACCAGCTGTCCTGGTCTCCTTGCAGTTCCCCAGATTCTCCTTGCATGTTCACCCACATGTGCTTCCGCCTGGGCTATCCCCTTGCCTAAGATGCCCTCCCACGCCCAAGCCCACCTGACCTCAGAGGCTCACTGGCCCAGCCCAGGGGTCCTGGGAGGCCTGAGCCTAAATTAGCATTTTAAACATTGCTAATGTAGCACTTTCCAATTGTGTTTATATTTCCGGTTAATGTCTgcagcttggctaattttttctaatgTCTGAACCTCCTGCCAGACTGAGCTGCATGAGCCAGAAACCTTGCCTTTTTCATCCTCAGGGCCTGGCGGATAGTAAGTGCTCATTTAGGCAAATGTATTCCATGGCCTATGGCAGTACCTGACAGTTAACTTCTAGAGTTGAGCCCCTTTATGTGAAGAACCCCATACAAGGTACTGAGAAGAAATGTTATGAGCAAGAGCGAGGAGCACAGGCTGAACAGACACATTCTCTCTcgtgaaaaaattataaatgcctGAAATACACCGAGAAAGTAGCTCTCAGtgtgaaaatttcagaaatatacaCATCAGCTGTGAGGTGTAGGCGTAAGTGGTCAGTCCCGAAGTTGAGTTTGAGCTGGGTGGAATGACATTGTGAGGCAACGGGGACTGGTGGAGGGCCAGCCGGGGAGCAAGGTCATGCTCCGCTGAGGAGTGTGTGCTTTTTGGATTGTAGAAGAGTATCAGCTCCCTCGAAAACACATCCAAGGTCTAGAAAAGGCCCCCAAACCTGGCAAGAAGAAGTGACAGACTCTTTTGTCTCACGTGGTGGATCCGGTGGAAATCCAAGCTCTGGGCTGGTAATTTTTATGAGCATTTTCAGCTTttgcaaatacaaaatataattctttacaaaaataaatttttattctaatCTAAATCTGACTTCCCTCTTGTTTCCTCCACTTAGCTAAAATGTACTAATTTTTGAAGTCGGGAGTATTCTAAATGGACAGAAGAGGTCACGGTGGCTGCCATTCTGCCCACGTGGTTTCAATGGTTTCATTCCTTCCCTGCTTTCCAGGCAGGCCAGCCCATTCAGAGTTCGGACAGGTGGGGCCTTCCTCTTTTTAAAGACCTTCTACCAAATATCCTACTGCCTAATTAACTTCCTAGCCCCAAAATAGTTCCTTCACATCTCTAAAGGGTTAGTCACGTAGAAAACAGATCCCAGCTGTTCTCTGCCATCAATTAaagcaacagaagaaagaattgacCCTAAATTGCAGTAGAATTTAGGCTAGATAGAAATCAGAAACAGTATACAGGCATATTAGGACATGGGTTTCTATAGGACAGTGATTCTTCCCCAACTTTAGGACACTGCCACTAACTGGTAAATTTGTGATGTAACTCCAAGATGACAGCTTTGTTACAGTGAAGAGTCTTATCCAACACATGCCCTCTTCAGCCCCAACTTCTTAACGTGGAGGTCATGGAAGGGGTCTTTAATAGGTCTTTAGAGGATCCATGAACTCTCCCTGAAATGGTGCACAGATTTTGTACGAGCATTTTCCTGAGAGATGGATCATGCTTTCATCAAATTCCCAAagggatcacttgatgccagaaAGGTACAGAACCACTGCGCTGGTCCCTGCTCAGTTTATGGAATCATTTCACTGACTGGATCTCTCCTTGTACAATAGGAGGGAGAACTGGGCTAAATTCCCTGAGTTTTTGGGTTTTACCATTAAGAGACAGTTGCACTTCAGTttacttgtttctttctcttctcagttTTTCTCAAACTGAGATAAGAAGGCTTAAAAATATCCACAATATCCACAAATTACCCGTTTGAggcttgaaaaggaaaaaaggaatgggtttgaaaatgtgtgtgtggcgCCTCCTACCGTCTGTTATCAGGCCCAGAATAGGCCTTTTTACTCATAAGTAAACTCCTTAATTTCACTAATCCTATCTCTACCGGCATGAGCATATGAAACTAGGAAAGGGATTTCCAGAAATTGAGCCTAAACAGGATCCTGTGAAAGCCCTTGGCCTGCCAGAGTCTGATCTGAGGGATTATGATCTGTATAGTAGTAATGAACTATGGTTCCTTATGTGAATACAAGTAAAATATAGCGCTGTGCAAAGTTTTTTCACAAACTTGATTTGTTTTGCACGATCTTGAAGGGAGTGGAGGCTAAGAAAGGTCATGTCCTGCCTTGTTGATCTCTGCTGAAGACACAAAGCCAGTAAGTGGTAGGGCTGGGTCTAAAATGAACATCTACCCTTAATTGTGGTTTGACCCACAATTCTGCCATGACACAGTGCTGTCCAGACCTGTGCATTGAGTGGTTTTTCCAGTAACGGTGACACATTTGCATTGAGTCATCTTCCCTCTCCCCCTGTGAACAGCATAGGGACATATTCAAAGGCAGAGTAGAGCCAGACTGTGTAACAGGTTCTTTTTCCTATGTGCTAAGTCAAATTATCTGTATCAATGTCAAACGTACAACTTTGAATTTATTAACCCTATGCTGTAACCATATGCGTTTCAATGAAAAGCAGAAAGTGCTTCCTTTTGGACTTTGGCAAAATCATTGAAAGATACATTTCTTGGGGGTTTAGATGAACAAAAATGTTACAGATGTGCCCCATTCTTGGGCAGTTTTAAGGATGCTTGTtggacattcattcattctttgggCCCCATGTATTGCATTCTATGTGATCAATACTGGAAGGCAGcaagaatttctttttaataatttaatgtggttatttccatgattactgAGATGTTCCTTTGATGAAAGTCAGAGAACTCAAGTGAAAGTACTGTTTTGGTCATTTGATCTAGCCCCCTTCCTCCAGGTGAAGTGATCTTAAACTTTTAAAGATCTATTCCTTTctaccttatttttaaataattccagAAGTAGAAGAATCATGGCTCAGCTCAGTAGCCTGTCCTGGTGTCAAATCACCCTTAGCTCCAGAAGGCCCTTCTCTTTCCCACACATCAGCATCTCTGCCCGCAATCAGTCTCCTTGACTCTCTTGCATTGCGGAGACATGGAACAGCTGGTCACCCAGGCAGCGCCCTCCCGCCTACGCATTTGGACAATTTTTCCCAAATTATTTGAACAGTAGCCTTCATTTCTCTGCTCACTGGCAAAAGAAAATCTGACTCCACCAGGAAGCATGTGATCATGTCCATTCTCACCCTCTCTCCCCCACTCCCAGTGTCCGTAAGATGGTGAAGTTCAAGGGAGACGTTTCTAACATGAGTCATTTTTGCAACaggcttttattacttttttttaaaacccatataagaaagacatttaaaaagaaaatatcctggaAACAAACACTTACACACTGAGCAACACAACCAAAGAAGGCACTACCAGCAGTTACTCCCACCTCTGGGAGGGAACGGGTACTCGATACTATACTTTTTTCAGAGGTTTAGACCTCAGCATAGGCCTTGGGTCTAACTGTGCTTTAGTAAAGTCTGAATTGTCcaataattttctcatttcataAACACCCTTATCTCTTTATATATAGCTATATgcctttatgtgtatatatacataactttttttttccttctcaaaaataaaatagccatcCCCATAGAGGGAGGTTCTCAGCAGCATTCACAGCGGTTGCAGCAGGAGCCATGCCTTCTATTAATGTTAGAGACATGCAGGATGAAGGAAAATGACTCTCCACCTGCTCCCTTTAATGTACAGCAGGGAGAGAGTTTCTAAAGGGAGGGAAGTGATAAGGCTGAGCATGAGATGGCTAACCagggtttttgtggtttaaaaaaatcttagagTTGCGAGCTTGTGTTGCCTTTGAAGCTCTGGAGACTACGCACAGTTCATACGACGAGGGGTCAGCATTCCTTCTGGGATCAGGGGCAGTATGGACTCAGCCTGGGTCAGAGAGGGAACTTCTGAAGCTACACGAACAAGCTTGGGCTTGAACCGACCCAAGAGGGACTTGGGAAGGCAGAGGATAGCAAAGAAATGGTTTCTCAGAGGCTGGGTTGGAAAACCAGCCCTGCTTTGAAAATTACAAGTCCTTCTCCCTCTGCACTGGAGTGTCTctgcagtcctggctacttgTTGGAATTTTTTGACTAATTTATTTTAGGATTCAGCCTAAACAAGAAGCCAGTGCAAATGTAAGTCAGGAATTTGATCCTCCCTGTCAATGTGGTCTGGTATCACTGATTGGAGTCAAAACTCAGGCACCCAGATGGGAGGGAGGTCTGTGACCCTCAACCCATACTGAACGCGGGCTCTCCTGGCCTTGTCTCCCACACCGCCGCCATTGTTCACTTCCTGGCAGGAGAAGCCAGCAGCAGAGCTTCAGGCAAACTCGCCCTGCTCCTATTTCTCTCTGAAAACAAAAAGGCACTGAGGTCGATGGGGAGGCCAGGCCCACCGGCTCTCTGAGCGCAGTGCCAGGTCTGGCCCATGCTTCAAAACAGAAAGGACTCCAAGTTGGCCGAATTGGAGGCTCCCCTCTCTGTAATCAAGGCAACTCCTTGGGCAGCACCTGGAGATCCCAGAGTCccggtgggaggagggaggcagtgctGGAGGCCGATGGGGAACCCAAGCAGCACAGGCCCTCCTCTGCTCTTTAGCTGGGGAAGGCTGAAGACAGCTTGGACACGTTTCTCTGCATCGCTTTTTGGCTTTCTCTTACTGTCTGATTTCCATACTTAGCAGGAGACTTTTTAAATGGTCAATGGCTGGCTTCCCTTTGGGGAAACACATGACGATGATGACAACATTAAATTCAAATTtgtaacttaaaaacaaacagtTTGTTGACAAAGATGTGACTAAGTACCACACATACGCAGATATATGCCTTTGGGTTTCCATGTGCAATGTgggccagggccagagccagggccagggcaggctgCAGCTTCTCTGGGGATCTCTGAGCCAGCCTCAGCTTTGGTGCTCCTTACCCTGAGCATCTGGGGCCAGTAGCTTTATAAACTTCCCTTAAGTGTGAACATCAGGCACCTTGGGGCCGCGGGAACAGTCCTTTTATGAGCATTACCCTGCTTTCAGGGGCTTAGCTCAGACCTGCAAAAGGAATGTGCTACAACTTTTCACTCATAAATAAAGGTCCTGTACGTGGCAAGTAAGAGAACTCAAAGAAGAATCAAAGCCAGAGAAAGAACACACAGCTCTAaaacctttcttccttcctttgccGGCTGGTGTGAGGTTCCAGTTTGGTGACGAGAGAGGCAACTATTTGGTTGGTGAAAGGCTTGCAGATCGAGAGAGGACGTCGGCTGTTTGTTTCACATGAGTTCTGATCCTTGGCAGAATCTGTGGTGGGGCACAGCCTGGGGGCGGGCACACACAGCTGAACCCCCGTGCAAACACTTGTCCATGGAAGAGACTTTTGCCACAGCTGGAACTGCTGGGCAGGCACAAATGCACCTGCCAGAGATGTCCTGAGAAAAAGTGTCTGTTGCAAAATGAtaattaataatacaaataaatctgAATGCACCAGGAGGAGAGGAAGCAGGACCGGTTACCCGGGTTTGCCCTGGGATTCTCTTAAGGCCTCCTCCAGTTTCTGCCTAAACTTGTCATACTTCTTTTGCACTTGTTGGATTTTGTCCTGCTCCTCTTTTTCCAGGATTGTTAGGAAGTTCTGAAGTTCAGGGATGGAGAAGGCATCCCACTGTGAGGCGAGAGGGAGATTTGTGGGAAgaaacagaagaggagacaggTTAGAAGTTGACACGACCTGAGAGACCCTGCTGCCTTCCCCTTCCCTGTTCACATCCGTGATTCACATACAGTTTGCTACTGAACAGACTGAATCAGCGAAGCCTGGGCTTTGCATGCCTGTCATAGCAGCAACAAAATTCCAAATGCTGGCATCTCATGACCAAGAGCTGCCAGTCAATGaaccatgtttttattttgaaactcaATAATCTTAAGTTTCTGTGTAGCAGCCGAGATCTTGATGGTGATGCTGGAACCacccagcctcccaacatgcaGACCCTCAGAAAGCAGGTGGAGGAGTGGAACGTGGACTCAGGAGACCGGGGTTGGGCCTGACTCCACCTCTCCCAGCAGTGTGACCTCGAGCACAGCTTTCCACCCTTCTCAGCCTGTTATCTGCTGGGAAATTGGGGTATCTACCTCCCATGACTGGCAGAGCAGATAATGAGAGCCTGACTGGCCCAGGCCTACCCCTAAAGGACCTGGCCTCTGAGGGCAGAAGGCAAGTTGGACTTCCATCAGGCTGACCCAAGAGCACAAGCCCTGTGCGGCCAGCAATTGAGACTCCTAAGTTCTTTGAGCACAATAGAGTACTAAGGTTTATCTGGTTTGGTCCTCACTATGGATAAGTGAGAAACCTCAAGTCCACACAGGGAAGGTGGCGTAATCACAAtcacagagctcactgcagcagaACTGGAACTAGAGCCCAGGTCTCCACACTTCAAAGTGCCTGAGCTTTCCACAGGGCCAGCAGCATTCAGCTACTGTCCATGGAGTACTTTTTCCAAACATATTCTGCACAGATGCCAATAAAGAAAGCAGATGGGAGCAGAGCGGCCCTTGCTGAAATGGGGAGAAGGGACTGAGTCCCAGCTGCCTTGATCCCTAAATCCGCAGTGACTCCCAAAACTCCTTAAAACTCTAGGCCTCCACTGAACACAGTGTGACAAACACTGAGACCTTCCCCTGTTGGTCATTCTCAGGCCATGGGTGGCACCGGCCTGGTTTTACTCCAGTTTATGCCACAAGACTACACACTGGTTAGCTCCCCTTGGGGGATGGAGGTCAAGAAAAGGGAGGACAAATGGCTCAAAAACGTCTATACCCAGTGGAGCCCAGAGATGGAGCTTGGTAGCCCTCGGGCCATTTTGAAGCAAAAACAGCCTGTGCCTGAGCACTGGGAGTTTCTTGGTCCCCCTCCTCCCTGAGTTTTCAGAAATAAAGCACATGAAATCCTTTCTTTCCACAAGCCTTGCCACACACAGGCCCTAACTTGCTACCCCAGGGTGTTCAGAGTCCTGGCTGAAACACTCACCCCCAGGCCCATCACCCACCCCTGCTCACTCTCTCAACAGTCACCTTCCTGCCCGTGCTGCGTGGCTCCCACCTATGTGAGGTAGTTAGGACAACACCCACCTGCACCCACCCAGGGTGCCCTAAGGCCTGGGTTTGCACATCGGGTCCAGACCTACCTCCACctctccagtttcattctcctttaGCACAAAGCTGAGGACCTCCGTGTCAGGCCCAGCAAGCAGGCGCAGGTAGAGGGGGCGGTCAGCAATGGAGAGTTTCTGGAAGAGCACTGCGAACCAAGAGACGGGGCTGGGAGCTCTTCCCAGAAAAGAAGGGCGGGGCCCAGGCTTGGGGGGAAAGGATTGGAAATGCAGAGGTAGGGTACATACAACTGGAAGTAGACACGGGCCTTTTAATGAAATGAACATGACAGTAATGAACAGGGCAATAACCTTTTATCTTGGGTGTCTGCTCAGAGTTTAAAGCATGATTCCATTCACATCATCTCCTGAAAGATTAGGAATGGTGGGGCAGATTCCTTCCATTGCACAGATCAGGAAATGGGAACCTAGGGTGTGGTTTTCCTGAAGTCACATGCAGAGTCAGGGACTCTGCTCTTGCCTCCCTGCCCGGATTCCACAGATCTGAACACCACATGGGCAGCTGGACCCCTGGTGCTCAGGAGAAGCCCACGCTCCCACCCAAGGCCGGCAGGAGTTTTAGTGGGTGGGCTTGGACACAGGTAGGAAGGGAACGGTCTGGTTGGGTTCACTCTTTCTCCTACCTTGTCCGTCCTTGTGTATCCGCTTAAAAAGTGCAAACTTCTGGGGATTGTCCACAACCATGAACTTCTTGAGCAGCCCCTGGATGACCTCACTGACGGTGGTGGTGCTGCTGATGTGCAGCTGCTTGATGGCATCTAGGGGCAGGTAGAAGGATGTCCGCTTGTCCGTGGTAGCCGCCAGGTTCACCTCCTTGATGGCATCATAGATGGACTGGGGCCGGATCCCAGCAGGCACCGTCACAGGCCGCCGGAGTTTCAGATGCACTTTGATGAAACCCGTGTAGGTGCCGTCTTCACTCTGCCAGCGGGGGCATGTCACAGGGGGTCACAGGGCCGTCCGCCTTGCATGATCATATCTGCCACTCGGGGCCATTGCCCCAGCAGCACCCACCTGTCTCCTTGAGTTCTTTCCTGCCTCTGCTGACGTGGGAGAGCTGGAGGAAGGAGCAGAGATCCCTTTCCCCATAGTGGGCTGGGAGAAGACCCTCAGGATCCAGCTACCAAAGAGGACCTGTGGGGCTGCAGTGGATTTCCCTCCCAGGAGGCTCAGGCCAGCTCCCCAAACCTCCTGCAAACAGTTGCCTTTGGTGAGTCCCCATTGTAAGAGGCAGGGTGTGGGGTAGCCACTCTAGTTTGTACCTCTGAACCAGGCAGGAAGCAGGAAGGCTCTATAATGAGAGCCTTGGAGAACCAGCCCACTAGATTTCCTCCTGTATCTCTTTACTAAGTAACAGCCTTTAAGACTTAAACCTAGGTGCATTTGTGACTGGATTTTCTGGTGCTCCATCTGGCTGAACCCCAAAGAGCCAGCTGATGCCAGCCACCAGCAGGGGGCAGTGTTTTTCTACCTTCTCCCCTCCCTATTGAAGACAGCCTTTCCCAACTGGGTGCTAAGTTGGGTGCCCTCCCCTCTCTGAGAGAGTATGTCCCTCTCTCACAATCGAAGGGGTAGGAAGGGGAGCAGCTAAGTCCCATTGTCCTGGCTCCCTGGAGGCCAAGCAATACTGGGCCTTTGGTCATTACGTACCATTTAATCACTTAGTTTACACTGAAGCTCAGAGGAGTTAAAAGAGCTTCCCAAAATCACAAGCAAAAAATGAAAGAGTCAGATCTATTTCCCTAAAGCACATGGAGGCCACTGAGGGCTCTGGCTATCAGCCTTCCAGACCCCGGAGGCctctggaggctggaggaaagggagggaCCTGCCAGGGAGTAGCCACAGAATTCAGAGCGAGGGCAGAGGCGCCAAACCCGAAGCGGGTGGTGGAGTAGGGGCCAGGCTGAGGGTGGACGGGCGCTTACCAGTTTCATGCCCAGGCAGTTCTTCTCTCGCGTGTTGTAGCTGTCGATCTTCTGCTTGATCTCCTGCAGTGTGGGTGGGCGCTGTGTCTCCTCCACAGGTTTACAGACATTCTGGAAGAGACACAGAAGTGGAGGTGGATGTGTAGTAGTTCTCAGGGTGAGAAAGGGAACAACCACGCCCTCCCCAAAGCCTCTCTAACCAAGAAGTGAGCACCCAGCCCTGCAGAGTGGAACTAACTGCACAGACTCGGAGTGAGACAATGAGGGGTCAAATTGCAGCTGTGCCAATGTCTAGCCAGCCCTCCTGGGGAAGTAACTCAgatttctctaagcctcagtctcctcatctgtgaaatgggaacaatACCTACTGCACAGGCTTGTCTTGAGATTAGTGTGAAAGTGTCTGGCACTCAGGCACTGACTATGAATCTGGTGAACGAGCAGAGCCGCATTTGCTTATGGAAAGCTGCTATGGAAAAGATGCTTCTTTGATGCTATGGGAGATGCAAAGAAATACAAGCCATGGTCTGTCTCCTCAAGGAAGTAACAACACAGCTGGAGGGACAGGCGTCTACCCGTGGTGCCAGTATATACTGCTGATCGGGAAGACAAGAATTCTCTTAGATCCCAAGGACCAAGGACACATAGAGACCAGTCCAGGCCCCACATCACTTGCCACAGTGCTTTTCACATAGCAAGAAGTAAATAtctatttgtcaaatgaataagTGAACTGGCAGGGATGAAGGGCTGTAGCCCTCTACCATAAAAGAGGAGATAAACCACTACTGGGCACAGGGACACCTAGAATTTACTTAGCACTTCCTCTGTGCCAAGTACTTGGCATACATTATCTCATATGATTCTCACAAACCAGAAGTCTGTAAGATAGTTTATTACCCCATCTTACAGGTGAGACTATTGAGACTAAGAAGTTTAGCAACCTGCCTCACACCCTACAGTCAGTATGTACAGAATGAAACAGAAATTCCAGGTCTGTCCCATTGTGTTCCTCCTGTGAGACCATGTGTTCATTCTTCTCATATGTTCCCAGatgccctcctcctcccaccccctgggAAGGATAAGTGAAGAATGAAATTGAGGAAATTGAGGTCAATGGCCCTCACCTTGTAGAGACAATACAGGGGTGAATTCTGGGGTCGAAGCCACTGTCCCTCAGTCAGTTCTCTGGATCTCTCTCAAGTTCACTGTTACCCACCTCCCGGTTTTATCTTCACACTGTCCCTGAGTGGCTGGGAGTGTGGGAACTGGTTGGTCAGAACCCACCCAGAATTTGCCTGATGTTCAAGTGTAGCAGACTTGGGGTGGATCAGGATTCTCCTTtggtaaatgaggaaactgaggcccagcgagGGATGACTCTGACACCATCTGACACTGTCCTGTGGGTGTCTGGGTTTGGCTGGGGAATTTCACAGCTGCCGCGACGTCACACCACCACCCCGTGGAACACAACAGGGCACCCGTGACAGAGCTTTGCCCTACCTTCCTCCCTTCAGCAAGCCATGTGGGAGACACGCCACCCTGAACAACCTGCCATCACTTCCTTCCACTTTCCAATCCCACAGAACCGATACAATGTCAGGCTCTGGCTGCCAAGAGGAGCTGGCGTGGCTCCAGCCTCCCACCTCCAACCCCTCAGCACAGCTGacatcctcctttctttctttccttccttccttccttttctttctctctctctctctcccccctctctctctgtctctctttctttctttctttcttttctttcatctccctctgtcacccaggctggaacgcggtggcacgatcttggctgactgcaatctctgcctcccaggttcaagcaattctcctgcctcagcctcccgagtagctgggattacaggtgcgcaccaccgcacccagctaatttttgtattttttagtagagatgggatttcaccatattggccaggctgatgtcgaactcctgacctcaaatgatccatccgccttggcctcccaaagtgctggcattacaggtgtgagccaccgcacccagcttctgACATCCTCTTTCCATCATGGCATCGTTCCCTGGCCTGTCTGCTCCCGCTGTACTCTCCCCAAGGGGTCCTGACCTATTAATAACAGCCTGTGCTGGGTACTTTCACATACCTTCTCTTACATACTATGTATgtcattcttattttacagataacaaAACTGAGGCTGAGTTTAAGaaacatgcctgtggtcccctgCTAGTAAGAGGCTAAGTAGGAACTGGAATCAAATCCATCTAAGGCCCATGCTCTTCTCAATTCACCATGTAGCCACCATGGGACGGCATCTTTTGCTGAAGGGGCCGGCCTGCCACACCCATAATGATCACTGAAACTGTGCTGCGGGGCTGGGATGAGCAGCTGTTAAAACCAAAGCCTGTAAGTTACCTGATCTGTGAAATGTTCATCTAAGATGAGTCTAAGCAGTGGGTCAGGCCCCAGAGGCACCATGTCACCTGTGAAGGTGGGAAGGAAGGACTTCTAACTCAAGTGAGACGCAGCCACCAGGATGCAGGGCCCAGCCTTCTCCTGTGTGCCTTCGCAGGTCTCTGGAACTGAACCTTGATTCTGTTGCAGACCACCCAAGGGCAAGCAGCTCTGGCCATCTCCCACTTGCCGGAGGTGAGTAGCAAGTAGTGTGAGCCTCACAGACTCTCTTCATTCACTGTCAGTCCATTAACCCGGGGACTCTCACAGTGAAGCCTCTCATTCCTCATCCCTTCCCTTGGGTAGCTCCCAGAGCTCCCCATCCTCAGTCCTTGCCAGCTGAGCACATGTCTATGGGACCAGATGTGCCTGACCCTGGCCCTACCCCTATACCTTCCCGCTGGGAGCTTCTAATTAGAAAGACCCCGTTGTCTGGTTACTATTATACACTCACTCTGTCTCTGACGCATGTAGGCTATTGTTCCTCAGGAGGTAATAGCTTTCTCATACTTgtctataaaaaataagtaatggaAAGAAAATTCTAGAAGCTCCGGAAAGATCTCCTCTCATAGTTTCCAACCAAGCTAGAGCCATTTCCCCGTAAGAAAAGGCAGCTGTGCTGTGGCTTTCAAAGGCTTGATTTTGAATACACTGAGAAGCAAAGCTGCCTTAGCCTAGGGTTTCTTCTTCCTGTTCCCCTTTTCTTCAGCAGATAGACCCATCTTATCTCTCCCCTTCCCACCACAAATGC is a window encoding:
- the RASSF5 gene encoding ras association domain-containing protein 5 isoform X1, with translation MAMASPAIGQRPYPLLLDPEPPRYLQSLSGPEPPPPPPDRSSRLCVPAPLSTAPGAREGRSARRAARGNLEPPPRASRPARPLRPGLQQRLRRRPGAPRPRDVRSIFEQPQDPRVPAERGEGHCFAELVLPGGPGWCDLCGREVLRQALRCANCKFTCHPECRSLIQLDCSQQEGLSRDRPSPESTLTVTFSQNVCKPVEETQRPPTLQEIKQKIDSYNTREKNCLGMKLSEDGTYTGFIKVHLKLRRPVTVPAGIRPQSIYDAIKEVNLAATTDKRTSFYLPLDAIKQLHISSTTTVSEVIQGLLKKFMVVDNPQKFALFKRIHKDGQVLFQKLSIADRPLYLRLLAGPDTEVLSFVLKENETGEVEWDAFSIPELQNFLTILEKEEQDKIQQVQKKYDKFRQKLEEALRESQGKPG
- the RASSF5 gene encoding ras association domain-containing protein 5 isoform X2; this encodes MTVDSSMSSGYCSLDEELEDCFFTAKTTFFRNAQSKHLSKNVCKPVEETQRPPTLQEIKQKIDSYNTREKNCLGMKLSEDGTYTGFIKVHLKLRRPVTVPAGIRPQSIYDAIKEVNLAATTDKRTSFYLPLDAIKQLHISSTTTVSEVIQGLLKKFMVVDNPQKFALFKRIHKDGQVLFQKLSIADRPLYLRLLAGPDTEVLSFVLKENETGEVEWDAFSIPELQNFLTILEKEEQDKIQQVQKKYDKFRQKLEEALRESQGKPG